TATTAGctgggcatgtatatatatgtagatgtatattagtttcttttaacttttgttgaggaggttattttctttcagtctttcattttaatttcaaaaaaaaaatattcacgtttttccgcttaagttattcttttggttactaaagtgacgccaccgaaaccggggtgttacaatcgTGCTTATCCTTTTAAATTTATGCATGAATTTCAAAGGGAGAAATGAGACGAGGTAAATGCTCGGACAGATTTGATGAGCCTTTTGAACCCAGAGCCTTTTGAGTCTATGAGCCTTATACAAGTCGAGAGAATGATTGTCTTGCCAAAGCAAAAAAATTACACCTATGAATCTGATGTAAGAAGCAACAATATGCCaaaatttaagtaaataaatactttcagtttggtttggatcggttcgatTTTGAACATGGGAAGAAAATATCGATTTTTgcggttttcagtttttttggttttgattttttgGACCGGTTTGAGCGAttttaattggtttggttcCGTTATGAACATCCATATTTCATGATCCTATTATTTACTCATTTTTCTATTGTCGATTCACAATTATATATTGTTCACCccttttttaaatcatgaatGGGAAAAACGGAAATCCTTCCATTtatctgcttggattgataaaatggATTTTTCCTCCATCGTCCCTGGTAGCCGGTTGTTACCAAAGGTATGATCAAAGAGTCAAAGacaacttttcaaaaaaaaaagagccaaagacaaaaaaggggaacgggttcaaacttaaaagtaatagtcacgtgagactttattcaaaaataagagaagtctttggatctaaataattttggtaaattatctattattttggtttatttaaTCTGGTGATTTATTCCTATGATTTGATTTGCGTTTTATTAGAAgtggggtttcatttttttgtaacatattgatttctctttgaaattaaatttttgaatcaaaatatatattattattattatttatattgttattataaatagaaatattgatatgaaaaatgatCAAtcgaatattaataattaaacatgtattaaaaaattaaaaatactgatTTAATGTATATACAAATTTTTTAGTGAATCTAAGTCTTATAagttaaaaaatttcaatttttttatatttaaataagtaaaaatttatggtagattaatacacaattatcaatattaagaacatatagttgaaaaaattattaagatatatttactaaaaagatacaaaatataatattacacgaaatttaaattataaataacaaaagtcacccaTGCAGGGCACACGGGTAATTCCGCTAGTATAGAATTAATAATTAAGATTTTTGTAAGAAAAGAGGATAACAACTTGGTCGCCAGAATAAAAATCTTAAAATCCAATTGCACACAATATGACAGTTATACTGGGACCCATACCCATTACTCTGTCCACACTTCCTCTCCTCTTTATATACAAACCTCAATCCTAATCCACATCATTCAATCCCCAATTTCTCTTCTCTAATCACACGTAACATGCTCTCACCATCTTTTACCACCGCCACCACTTTCTCCGGCCAAATTGCAACTTCGCCGATAGGCTACGTCAGATCCCGGCCAGTAATCGCATTCGCCACCGCCACCGAAGCAGACTACCGACCTACACCTTCTTTGTATCTGAGCACCCACGGCGACGGCGACATGGCTTCCTGCACTTCGCTTTACGAGATTCTCGGAATCGCCGCCGCCGCGTCAGACCAGGAGATCAAGGCGGCGTACCGGCGGCTTGCTAGAGTCCGTCACCCTGACGTGGCGGCGGTTGATCGGAAGGACTCGTCGACAAACGAGTTCATGAAGATCCACGCTGCATACTCGACGTTATCTGATCCCGAGAAGCGTGCCAGCTATGATAGGAGCATGAACCGGCGGAGGCGGTCGCTGACGGCAACGGTGACGCCGAGATTATCCGGTTACAAAGGACGGAACTAGGAAACAGACCAGTGCTGGTAGCGGATCTGAGGCGTAGTTATTGGATCACCTTTGATTTTACTTAttactaattaattaattaatagttATTGACCAGATTGTGTACTAATATTGTATATGAGTACAATTGTGTGTACAAATATTGTGTATAAGTACGATTGTGTATACATACATAAGAGAATCAGTTGTTGAAATAATGTGTTTTATGACGATTTTAAACCGTCACAAATGTAGGTGTTTGAGGTATTggatatattaattttaaaattgagcAGCTGAGATTGATTGGGATTAAATTGttaatttacaaaaatatccattACTCATATTACCCATTTACCCCCACCATTCTCATCTGAGGAATCGTTTCTTTAGACCCACCAGATCATCAAGTGCTAGATCTGAGGGCTCCATCTCCTCTTCTTCCACTTCATCATCCTCTTCCTCAATAATCTCATGAATGGCCTCCACCCGTCGTCATCGGGCTCAGCTGCCGGGTGTTGGCTTCGGTGGTACAGTTAAAAGTTGTACCACGGTGGTGCAGTTTAATTTCCACCATTAAATTTAATACTAAAATATTTAATGATCCAGATGTAATGTTAGAAATAATCGCAATAAGTAAAATACCCTTTATCCACTACCTCTCTTCCTGTTTCTCCCTCTCTCAAATCATCACCGGATAACAACATAGCCACCGCAAGCAGGTTTGTAAACCCACCCAGAAAGCTAAAGACAAGGTTTTCCAACATTCTACATCACAAAAACAAATTTGTCATCCAtcgaaaaaaaatcaaatctttCAGTGTAAAAAAAATACCCACTTGCCCGTTCCTCCAAGATTCAGTGAAACAGTACCCACAAGTGATTTATAAAATCTTAAACTCAAATTATTCTTAGGTCTAACTatccaaaaaaaatcaaaactatCATCAAACATAAAATTATTGTATGGAAACTATACAAACCATCAAATAACAAATCGAAACAATCTGGGTCGGCTAAAAGATTAAAACTTTGAAGGAAAAACAATCAGATCGATCAATCCCAGATTCATGACACAGTCACTCAGTGATGAATGGACTACACGAAGAGGAATTTGAGGAATAACAAAATCATGGCGGTGGCGGTGGGAGAAGCAGATCGGTTTTTTATGGAGGGGATTTCCAACATGACTgcatttctctctttctttctcgcATGGTTGGCGCTCCGACGACCTTCCACTGTTGTCTCTATTGCGGCGTTCTTCCTTGCAGAGGGTGAGAAGAAGGGGTTTGGTGCGTTTGTGAAGGAGTTGAAGGAGACGATGGAGTATGTTTATGTGTGGCATGCGATATGTGAGACGCCTTTGTTGCAGGGGACCAtggaggatttggcggtggaTAAGATGGTGAGTCATGGG
This portion of the Lotus japonicus ecotype B-129 chromosome 3, LjGifu_v1.2 genome encodes:
- the LOC130745186 gene encoding chaperone protein dnaJ 11, chloroplastic-like gives rise to the protein MLSPSFTTATTFSGQIATSPIGYVRSRPVIAFATATEADYRPTPSLYLSTHGDGDMASCTSLYEILGIAAAASDQEIKAAYRRLARVRHPDVAAVDRKDSSTNEFMKIHAAYSTLSDPEKRASYDRSMNRRRRSLTATVTPRLSGYKGRN